The nucleotide window AGCGGGAAACAAGGGAAGGGCACCATACCAGGCTCCCAATCCCCCAAAACCAGCCATTACCCACCCAATATCATTTGCAAATTAATTTGTATATTCCACAAGAAAAGGCTTAGAAGGAAAACCTTCTAAGCCTTTATAATCATTGGTGGAGCTGGAGGGAATCGAACCCACGACCTCTTGAATGCCATTCTTGAGGGTCGTCAACAGAATGATCAACTTAACACGTTAATAAAACTGGACTTATTCGCCGCCAAGCCTATTCGGAACTCCCCGTCGCATGCTGTGCGGAAGGCGCGGAATGTCGTTGATCTCGCATGGCGTCGGGGAAAAAGCGGACACATAGCGGACACGGATTTGGTTATTATAGAAGCAACTACAAGCAGGACTAAACCTTCGACGGCCTAGGGCGGACGACTCTTGTGGCCGAATCCGAAGAGTCTTCGTCAAAATCAAAAAGCACTCCGCAACATTCCATCTTATGGAACAATCTTCGGTCATCATTCCTTCACGAATGGAGAAATGATTCATGAAAATACGAGACCGAGACCTTATACATCACCGAAAAGACCAGGATTGCCTCTACTTCAAAGCAGATGGTGCAGCCTTGTGTCTGTCGCCATGGAATGCCGATTTTAGATGCCACTGTTGGATCGACCAGAAATGGATGCCGGTGGACCGATTTCCGGGGCTACGCCTAATTTTCACTCCACCGAGATTCCGAAAGCCATGTTCGCTTCGCCAACGGTTTCTCGACAGAATCCCCGAAGAGATACGCGAATTGGCCAGACCTTTCAGGTGGCACCAACTAAGCATCCTCCGCTTAATGCGCTTCACACCCTACGCCATTGATCTCGCCCACTCCAATCCCATCCTGCTTTGGCTCATCGCTGAACTGGTGAGCACGGGCAATATGACGTTCAAAGAATGCCGCGAATTGATCCAGCTCAAGCAGAAACAAATCGTCAAGCGGCTATATCCATACAACCCTTCGCTTTCAGTAAAATTCATCAAACGGTTCCAAATGGTAGACTATGATTTCAACGAATTCCTTGCCCTTAAAAAAGTCACAGGAAACACGGCGATCACACTTCATCTGCTGCATTGTGGGACAATTAATCTAAAATCTTTGGCCTGTTCTGAAATGAATGAGGAACTACTCAGTTGCGCATTTTTCAAAAAGCTCATCCGGGAACAGGAGACATTCAATCCGCTCTACAAAAGAATACGCGAAGAATTCTATGAATGCCTTCGGATTGCCGAATTCATGGAAAAACGAAATCCATGGCAGGCTTTGAAACGATGCTCCGATTACAAACAATTACTGAGACTTCATGTCAAATGGGCAAACGAGGTCACAGACGAGCAAAAACTGGCTGAATTCATGAAACGCAAGAAAACCCCTGACCTTGCTCCGCCTAAAGCGCCTGGAACTGACACAATTGTCCCCATCACGACTGTCCATGAACTATTTGAAGAGGGAGAAGAGCTAAGCCACTGCGTTTTCAGCTATCTCAACGAAGCCTCTTCAGGGGCACTCAGTTTTTACAAAGTATTGTGGCCCGAGCGAGGTACAATCGCCCTTAGTAGGGGTTATGACAATTTCGTGGTTCAAGAGTTCAAGCTACACCAAAACAAAGAGCCAGGAGAACTCTCATGGGACACGATTTCAGCGTGGCTCAAAGAGATAAACTCCACGCCCGACTGACAGCACAACTTCCCCAATCTGTCGTTCCTTTTTTTGGAACGATCGACGTTTATCCTCTCAGACCAGCAACTAAATCTTGATCCAAGGAGGGATTATGGGCTTTGGCTCCATCGAACGTATTCCTGACCAATTTTTGAGCGACGACGATATATATGTTTTTGAAGCCAGCATCACCTGGTTTTTGCGATTGCTCAGCAAGGGAATCCCGCTTGACGAAAACGCAATCAGGTTTTCGCTCAAAGCCCTGAATGACAGGGCTCCTAAATTTTTGACCGAATGCAAGGAACTAATCACTGTTACCGGCCCTCAAAAGCTCACCCCCGGAGAATTGGAGGAACGCCTTCAACACTTCGACGACCTGGAAGATCACAGTATCCTCGCAGACAATATTGAAATTCTGATAAAGAAATGCGGAGTAGCCCTGTCTCGTCCACTTGCAGCAATTCTGTATGAGCAACTGAGCAATCGCCTCCACGACTTCCCAGGAACGAACGAATCCAACCTCGATAAAGGATGCAAGATCCTGCAAACATTCTTTCGACTCGATGAAACGGAGGTAGCCATAATCCTTGCTGTCCATCTGCTTGAAAATTGGGATGTACTCAATGAATACTTTGATTCCCATTTGAGTTGTCGTGAGCAGGGAAAAACAGGGATTTTTTCCACCATGCTGGATATCTCGCAACAGGATTTCAACAAAGCCATTTCCGGAAAAATCTCCAGACTTGAGTTGGTAGATAAATACGGATCGCTGACGGTTGACCGGGTAGTTGAATCAATTTTCACCACTCCGATCGAGAACATGGAGGACCTTTTCTACAAGAAGGCAAAGAAAGAAC belongs to Pseudodesulfovibrio portus and includes:
- a CDS encoding PcfJ domain-containing protein translates to MKIRDRDLIHHRKDQDCLYFKADGAALCLSPWNADFRCHCWIDQKWMPVDRFPGLRLIFTPPRFRKPCSLRQRFLDRIPEEIRELARPFRWHQLSILRLMRFTPYAIDLAHSNPILLWLIAELVSTGNMTFKECRELIQLKQKQIVKRLYPYNPSLSVKFIKRFQMVDYDFNEFLALKKVTGNTAITLHLLHCGTINLKSLACSEMNEELLSCAFFKKLIREQETFNPLYKRIREEFYECLRIAEFMEKRNPWQALKRCSDYKQLLRLHVKWANEVTDEQKLAEFMKRKKTPDLAPPKAPGTDTIVPITTVHELFEEGEELSHCVFSYLNEASSGALSFYKVLWPERGTIALSRGYDNFVVQEFKLHQNKEPGELSWDTISAWLKEINSTPD